In Choloepus didactylus isolate mChoDid1 chromosome 6, mChoDid1.pri, whole genome shotgun sequence, one DNA window encodes the following:
- the NDUFS8 gene encoding NADH dehydrogenase [ubiquinone] iron-sulfur protein 8, mitochondrial isoform X3, with protein sequence MIAKTSSEMRCLSTPGLLRALAQAACTGRPSGRSLHRSTAAATYKYVNMKELKMDMRSATDQAAQTLMWTELIRGLGMTLSYLFREPATINYPFEKGPLSPRFRGEHALRRYPSGEERCIACKLCEAVCPAQAITIEAEPRADGSRRTTRYDIDMTKCIYCGFCQEACPVDAIVEGPNFEFSTESHEELLYNKEKLLNNGDKWEAEIAANIQADYLYR encoded by the exons ATGATTGCAAAGACTTCTTCGGAG ATGCGCTGCCTGAGTACGCCGGGGCTGCTGCGGGCACTGGCCCAGGCCGCATGCACAG GACGTCCCAGTGGCCGGAGCCTCCACCGCAGCACTGCGGCAGCCACCTACA AGTACGTGAACATGAAGGAGTTGAAGATGGACATGAGGTCAGCAACTGACCAGGCTGCGCAGACCCTGATGTGGACTGAGCTCATCCGAG GCCTGGGCATGACCCTGAGCTACCTGTTCCGGGAGCCGGCCACCATCAACTACCCGTTTGAGAAGGGCCCGCTGAGCCCTCGCTTTCGTGGGGAGCACGCCCTGCGCCGGTACCCGTCTGGGGAGGAGCGCTGCATCGCCTGCAAGCTCTGCGAGGCGGTCTGCCCCGCCCAG GCCATCACCATCGAGGCAGAGCCGCGGGCGGACGGCAGCCGCCGGACCACCCGCTACGACATCGACATGACCAAGTGCATCTACTGCGGCTTCTGCCAGGAGGCCTGCCCTGTGGACGCCATCGTGGAG GGCCCCAACTTTGAGTTCTCCACGGAGTCACACGAGGAGCTGCTGTACAACAAGGAGAAGCTGCTCAACAACGGGGACAAGTGGGAGGCCGAGATTGCCGCCAACATCCAGGCTGACTACCTGTACCGGTGA
- the NDUFS8 gene encoding NADH dehydrogenase [ubiquinone] iron-sulfur protein 8, mitochondrial isoform X1 produces MRCLSTPGLLRALAQAACTGRPSGRSLHRSTAAATYKYVNMKELKMDMRSATDQAAQTLMWTELIRGLGMTLSYLFREPATINYPFEKGPLSPRFRGEHALRRYPSGEERCIACKLCEAVCPAQAITIEAEPRADGSRRTTRYDIDMTKCIYCGFCQEACPVDAIVEGPNFEFSTESHEELLYNKEKLLNNGDKWEAEIAANIQADYLYR; encoded by the exons ATGCGCTGCCTGAGTACGCCGGGGCTGCTGCGGGCACTGGCCCAGGCCGCATGCACAG GACGTCCCAGTGGCCGGAGCCTCCACCGCAGCACTGCGGCAGCCACCTACA AGTACGTGAACATGAAGGAGTTGAAGATGGACATGAGGTCAGCAACTGACCAGGCTGCGCAGACCCTGATGTGGACTGAGCTCATCCGAG GCCTGGGCATGACCCTGAGCTACCTGTTCCGGGAGCCGGCCACCATCAACTACCCGTTTGAGAAGGGCCCGCTGAGCCCTCGCTTTCGTGGGGAGCACGCCCTGCGCCGGTACCCGTCTGGGGAGGAGCGCTGCATCGCCTGCAAGCTCTGCGAGGCGGTCTGCCCCGCCCAG GCCATCACCATCGAGGCAGAGCCGCGGGCGGACGGCAGCCGCCGGACCACCCGCTACGACATCGACATGACCAAGTGCATCTACTGCGGCTTCTGCCAGGAGGCCTGCCCTGTGGACGCCATCGTGGAG GGCCCCAACTTTGAGTTCTCCACGGAGTCACACGAGGAGCTGCTGTACAACAAGGAGAAGCTGCTCAACAACGGGGACAAGTGGGAGGCCGAGATTGCCGCCAACATCCAGGCTGACTACCTGTACCGGTGA
- the NDUFS8 gene encoding NADH dehydrogenase [ubiquinone] iron-sulfur protein 8, mitochondrial isoform X2, which yields MRPPTAWRLLRPWGQRSRGKMRCLSTPGLLRALAQAACTGRPSGRSLHRSTAAATYKYVNMKELKMDMRSATDQAAQTLMWTELIRGLGMTLSYLFREPATINYPFEKGPLSPRFRGEHALRRYPSGEERCIACKLCEAVCPAQAITIEAEPRADGSRRTTRYDIDMTKCIYCGFCQEACPVDAIVEGPNFEFSTESHEELLYNKEKLLNNGDKWEAEIAANIQADYLYR from the exons ATGCGCCCCCCCACTGCCTGGCGGCTTTTGCGTCCGTGGGGTCAGAGGTCACGAGGGAAG ATGCGCTGCCTGAGTACGCCGGGGCTGCTGCGGGCACTGGCCCAGGCCGCATGCACAG GACGTCCCAGTGGCCGGAGCCTCCACCGCAGCACTGCGGCAGCCACCTACA AGTACGTGAACATGAAGGAGTTGAAGATGGACATGAGGTCAGCAACTGACCAGGCTGCGCAGACCCTGATGTGGACTGAGCTCATCCGAG GCCTGGGCATGACCCTGAGCTACCTGTTCCGGGAGCCGGCCACCATCAACTACCCGTTTGAGAAGGGCCCGCTGAGCCCTCGCTTTCGTGGGGAGCACGCCCTGCGCCGGTACCCGTCTGGGGAGGAGCGCTGCATCGCCTGCAAGCTCTGCGAGGCGGTCTGCCCCGCCCAG GCCATCACCATCGAGGCAGAGCCGCGGGCGGACGGCAGCCGCCGGACCACCCGCTACGACATCGACATGACCAAGTGCATCTACTGCGGCTTCTGCCAGGAGGCCTGCCCTGTGGACGCCATCGTGGAG GGCCCCAACTTTGAGTTCTCCACGGAGTCACACGAGGAGCTGCTGTACAACAAGGAGAAGCTGCTCAACAACGGGGACAAGTGGGAGGCCGAGATTGCCGCCAACATCCAGGCTGACTACCTGTACCGGTGA
- the LOC119535998 gene encoding aldehyde dehydrogenase family 3 member B1, which yields MEPPEDTLRRLREAFRAGRTRPAEFRAAQLEGLGRFLRDNKQLLQDALAQDLRKSAFEAELSEISISQGEVKLALRNLRAWMKDEKVPKNLATQLDSAFIRKEPFGLVLIIAPWNYPLNLTLVPLVGALAAGNCVVLKPSEISKHMEKVLAELLPRYLDQSCFAVVLGGPQETGQLLENKFDYIFFTGSPRVGKIVMAAAAKHLTPVTLELGGKNPCYVHDDCNPQTVANRVAWFRYFNAGQTCVAPDYVLCSPEMQERLLPALQDAITRFYGDDPRCSPDFGRIISEKHFQRLQGLLGCGRVAVGGQSDARERYIAPTVLVDVQETELVMQEEIFGPILPIVNVRSLDEAIDFINQREKPLALYAFSNSSQVVKRVLAGTSSGGFCGNDGFMHLSVNSLPFGGVGASGMGRYHGKFSFDTFSHHRACLLRPLGLEKIYALRYPPYSPRNLRLLLTAMDVRSCSCTLL from the exons ATGGAGCCCCCCGAGGACACCCTGCGGCGGCTGCGGGAGGCCTTCCGCGCGGGCCGGACGCGACCTGCCGAGTTCCGGGCAGCGCAGCTGGAGGGCCTGGGCCGCTTCCTGCGGGACAACAAGCAGCTTCTGCAGGACGCGCTGGCGCAGGACCTGCGCAAG TCGGCCTTCGAGGCGGAGTTGTCTGAGATCAGCATCAGCCAGGGCGAGGTGAAGTTGGCTCTCAGGAACCTGCGGGCCTGGATGAAGGACGAGAAAGTGCCCAAGAACCTG GCCACGCAGCTGGACTCGGCCTTCATTCGGAAGGAGCCCTTCGGCCTGGTCCTCATCATCGCCCCCTGGAACTACCCCCTGAACCTGACGCTTGTGCCCCTCGTGGGTGCCCTGGCCGCAG GGAACTGTGTGGTACTGAAGCCATCAGAGATCAGCAAGCACATGGAGAAGGTCCTGGCCGAGCTGCTGCCCCGATACCTGGACCAG AGCTGCTTTGCTGTGGTGCTGGGCGGGCCCCAGGAGACGGGACAGCTGCTGGAGAACAAGTTCGACTACATCTTCTTCACTG GGAGCCCTCGCGTTGGCAAGATCGTCATGGCTGCCGCGGCCAAGCACCTGACGCCTGTCACTCTGGAGCTGGGGGGCAAGAACCCCTGCTACGTGCACGACGACTGCAACCCCCAGACCGTGGCCAACCGCGTGGCCTGGTTCCGCTACTTTAATGCCGGCCAGACCTGCGTGGCCCCTGACTATGTGCTGTGCAGCCCCGAGATGCAGGAGCGGCTGCTGCCCGCCCTGCAGGATGCCATCACCCGTTTCTATGGCGACGACCCCCGTTGCTCCCCGGACTTCGGCCGCATCATCAGCGAGAAGCATTTCCAGCGGCTGCAGGGCCTGCTGGGCTGCGGCCGGGTGGCCGTCGGCGGCCAGAGCGACGCGAGGGAGCGCTACATCG CCCCCACGGTGCTGGTGGACGTGCAGGAGACGGAGCTGGTGATGCAGGAGGAGATCTTCGGGCCCATCCTGCCCATCGTGAACGTGAGGAGCCTGGATGAGGCCATCGACTTCATCAACCAGCGGGAGAAGCCGCTGGCCCTCTACGCCTTCTCCAACAGCAGCCAG GTGGTGAAGCGGGTGCTGGCTGGCACCAGCAGCGGGGGCTTCTGCGGGAACGACGGCTTCATGCACCTGAGcgtgaactcgctgcccttcgGCGGAGTGG GTGCCAGCGGGATGGGGAGGTACCACGGCAAGTTCTCCTTCGACACCTTCTCCCACCACCGCGCCTGCCTGCTGCGCCCCCTGGGGCTGGAGAAGATCTATGCCCTCCGCTACCCCCCCTACTCGCCGCGCAACCTGAGGCTGCTGCTGACCGCCATGGACGTCCGCAGCTGCAGCTGCACCCTGCTCTGA
- the TCIRG1 gene encoding V-type proton ATPase 116 kDa subunit a3, which produces MGAMFRSEEVVLTQLFLPTSAAYTCVSQLGELGLVEFRDLNASVSAFQRRFVVDVRRCEELEKTFTFLQEEVRRAGLALPPPEGKLPAPPPRDLLRIQEETDRLAQELRDVCGNQQALRAQLHQLQLHAAVLGQGHGPPLAATLTDGPSERTPLLQAPGGPHQDLRVNFVAGAVEPPKAAALERLLWRACRGFLIASFLETEQQLEDPTTGEPTTWMTFLISYWGEQIGQKIRKITDCFHCHVFPFPEPEEARRGVLQQLQQQAQELREVLGETERFLGQVLGRVQRLLPPWQVQVRKMKAVYLALNQCSVSATHKCLVAEVWCPTRDLPALQRALQGSSSEAGVSAVAHCIPCRDEPPTLIRTNRFTASFQSIVDAYGVGRYQEVNPAPYTIITFPFLFAVMFGDVGHGLLMFLFALAMVLAENRPSVKASQNEIWRTFFGGRYLLLLMGLFSIYTGFVYNECFSRATAIFHSGWSVAAMANRSGWSDAFLAQHPLLALDPNVTGVFLGPYPFGIDPIWSLATNHLSFLNSFKMKMSIILGVVHMAFGVVLGVFNHVHFGQWHRLPLEFLPELTFLLGLFGYLVFMVGYKWLRFSAAGAASAPSILIHFINMFLFSRSTSNRPLYAGQEVVQPTLVILALAMVPILLLGTPLYLRQQHHRRLRQRGPAGRAPVGDKAGLLDSQEASASVNSWGSDEEKVSPRPAEEAEFAFSEVFMHQAIHTIEFCLGCISNTASYLRLWALSLAHAQLSEVLWAMVMRVGLRLGHKMGVAALVLVPVFAAFAVMTVAILLVMEGLSAFLHALRLHWVEFQNKFYSGTGYKLSPFTFTVEDD; this is translated from the exons ATGGGTGCCATGTTCCGGAGCGAGGAGGTGGTGCTGACCCAGCTCTTCCTGCCCACCTCCGCGGCTTACACCTGCGTGAGCCAGCTGGGCGAGCTGGGCCTCGTGGAGTTCAGAGAC CTCAACGCGTCAGTGAGCGCCTTCCAGAGACGCTTTGTGGTGGATGTCCGGCGCTGCGAGGAGCTAGAGAAGACCTTCA CGTTCCTGCAGGAGGAGGTGCGGCGGGCTGGATTGGCGCTGCCCCCGCCTGAGGGGAAGCTGCCGGCTCCCCCGCCCCGCGACCTGCTGCGCATCCAGGAGGAGACGGACCGCCTGGCGCAGGAGCTGCGGGATGTGTGTGGCAACCAGCAGGCCCTGCGGGCCCAGCTGCACCAGCTGCAGCTCCACGCGGCCGTGCTGGGCCAGGGCCACGGCCCCCCG CTCGCGGCCACCCTGACGGACGGGCCCTCGGAGAGGACGCCCCTGCTGCAGGCCCCCGGGGGGCCACACCAGGACCTGAGGGTCAA CTTTGTGGCAGGTGCTGTGGAGCCCCCCAAGGCCGCCGCCCTGGAGCGCCTGCTCTGGAGGGCCTGCCGGGGCTTCCTCATCGCCAGCTTCCTGGAGACCGAGCAGCAGCTGGAGGACCCCACGACG GGTGAGCCCACCACGTGGATGACCTTCCTCATTTCCTACTGGGGCGAGCAGATCGGGCAGAAGATCCGCAAGATCACTGACTG CTTCCACTGCCACGTCTTCCCGTTCCCGGAGCCGGAGGAGGCCCGCCGCGGGGTcctgcagcagctgcagcagcaggcCCAGGAGCTGCGGGAG GTGCTGGGGGAGACCGAGCGCTTCCTGGGCCAGGTGCTGGGCCGGGTGCAGCGGCTGCTGCCGCCCTGGCAGGTGCAGGTCCGCAAGATGAAGGCCGTGTACCTGGCCCTCAACCAGTGCAGCGTGAGCGCCACCCACAAGTGCCTGGTCGCCGAGGTCTGGTGCCCCACGCGCGACCTGCCCGCCCTGCAGCGGGCCCTGCAGGGCAGCTCG AGCGAGGCGGGCGTGAGCGCCGTGGCCCACTGCATCCCCTGCCGGGACGAGCCCCCAACCCTCATCCGCACCAACCGCTTCACCGCCAGCTTCCAGAGCATCGTGGACGCCTATGGCGTGGGCCGCTACCAGGAGGTCAACCCCG CGCCCTACACCATTATcaccttccccttcctcttcGCCGTCATGTTTGGGGACGTGGGCCACGGGCTGCTCATGTTCCTCTTCGCCCTGGCCATGGTGCTGGCCGAGAACCGGCCGTCCGTGAAGGCCTCGCAGAACGAG atCTGGCGGACCTTCTTCGGGGGCCGCTACCTGCTGCTGCTCATGGGCCTGTTCTCCATCTACACGGGCTTCGTCTACAACGAGTGCTTCAGCCGCGCCACCGCCATCTTCCACTCGGGCTGGAGCGTGGCCGCCATGGCCAACCGGTCCGGCTGGAG CGATGCCTTCCTGGCCCAGCACCCGCTGCTCGCCCTGGACCCCAATGTCACCGGCGTCTTCCTCGGACCCTACCCCTTCGGCATCGACCCG ATCTGGAGCCTGGCCACCAACCACCTGAGCTTCCTCAACTCCTTCAAGATGAAGATGTCCATCATCCTGGGGGTCGTCCACATGGCCTTTGGGGTGGTCCTCGGAGTCTTCAACCACGT GCACTTCGGCCAGTGGCACCGGCTGCCGCTGGAGTTCCTGCCCGAGCTGACCTTCCTGCTGGGGCTCTTCGGCTACCTCGTCTTCATGGTGGGCTACAAGTGGCTGCGCTTCTCGGCCGCCGGCGCCGCCTCGGCCCCCAGCATCCTCATCCACTTCATCAACATGTTCCTCTTCTCACGCAGCACCTCCAACCGGCCACTCTACGCTGGGCAG GAAGTGGTGCAGCCCACACTGGTGATCCTCGCCTTGGCCATGGTGCCCATCCTCCTGCTCGGCACGCCCTTGTACCTGCGCCAGCAGCACCACCGCCGCCTCCGGCAGAGGGGGCCCGCTGGCCGAGCACCG gttgGGGACAAGGCTGGGCTTCTGGACTCACAGGAGGCCAGTGCCTCAGTGAACAGCTGGGGCTCCGATGAGGAGAAGGTGTCCCCGCGGCCGGCCGAGGAGGCCGAG tttgcCTTCTCCGAGGTGTTCATGCACCAGGCCATCCACACCATCGAGTTCTGCCTGGGCTGCATCTCCAACACGGCCTCCTACCTGCGCCTCTGGGCCCTGAGCCTGGCCCATGCCC AGCTGTCCGAGGTCCTCTGGGCCATGGTGATGCGCGTGGGCCTGCGCCTGGGCCATAAGATGGGTGTGGCGGCCCTGGTGCTGGTGCCTGTCTTTGCCGCCTTCGCCGTGATGACCGTGGCCATCCTGCTGGTGATGGAGGGGCTCTCGGCCTTCCTGCACGCCCTGCGGCTGCACTG GGTGGAGTTCCAGAACAAGTTCTACTCGGGCACTGGCTACAAGCTGAGTCCCTTCACCTTCACCGTGGAAGACGACTAG